Proteins from a genomic interval of Polyodon spathula isolate WHYD16114869_AA chromosome 1, ASM1765450v1, whole genome shotgun sequence:
- the bdh2 gene encoding 3-hydroxybutyrate dehydrogenase type 2, translating into MGRLDGKVILLSAGAQGIGRAAAVAFAKEGAEVIATDVNEDKLKELHQYPGIKTRVLDVTKKDQIEALAKELDKVDVLFNVAGFVHHGTILDCEEEDWDFTMNLNVCSMYLMIRAFLPQMLARKSGNIINMSSVASSIKGVVNRCVYSTSKAAVIGLTKSVAADFIEQGIRCNCICPGTVDTPSLRERIQARPNPEQALQDFLARQKTGRMCTAEEVAHLCVFLASDESAYVTGTEQIIDGGWSL; encoded by the exons GCTTTTGCAAAAGAAGGGGCTGAAGTTATTGCTACAGATGTCAATGAAGACAAACTTAAAGAATTACACCAGTACCCAG GTATCAAGACCAGAGTTCTTGATGTGACCAAGAAGGATCAAATTGAAGCTCTGGCCAAAGAACTTGACAAAGTTGATGTCTTATTTAACGTTGCAGg TTTTGTCCACCATGGTACTATCCTGGATTGTGAAGAAGAGGACTGGGACTTTACAATGAACTTGAATGTTTGTAGTATGTACCTCATGATAAGGGCTTTTCTGCCGCAG ATGTTGGCTCGAAAGTCTGGCAACATTATAAACATGTCTTCAGTGGCTTCTAGTATAAAAG GAGTTGTAAATAGGTGTGTGTACAGCACATCGAAAGCAGCTGTTATTGGGCTCACCAAATCTGTAGCAGCTGACTTCATCGAGCAAGGCATAAGATGCAACTGTATATGCCCTG GAACAGTAGACACGCCTTCACTGAGAGAACGGATCCAGGCCAGGCCAAACCCTGAACAG GCATTACAAGATTTTCTAGCAAGGCAGAAAACTGGAAGAATGTGCACTGCTGAGGAAGTAGCTCATCTTTGTGTATTCCTAGCCTCTGATGAA TCTGCCTACGTAACAGGCACAGAACAAATCATTGACGGTGGTTGGAGCCTGTGA